GTTCGACGAGTTTGGCAATCCTTTCTGGCACTACCACGTGACCGGCGACGCCATCAAAGAGATCTGGGATATTGCCAAAAACCCCAAAAGCAGGCTCAGCGGCTTTGTCAGCGCCACCGGTTCCGCCGGCACCATCGCGGCCGGTGACTTCCTCAAAACCCTGTTTCCGCTGCTGAAAACAACTGCTTCTGAGGCTCTGGAATGCCCGACCCTGCTGAATAACGGCTTTGGCGGACACCGCATCGAGGGCATCGGCGACAAACACGTCCCCTGGGTGCACAATGTGCGCAATACAGACGCCATCGCGGCCATTCGTGATGAGGATTGCATGCGCCTGCTGCGCTTGTTCAATGAACCCGCGGGCCATGAATTCCTGATCCGGGAAGGAATTCCGGAAGATGTGGTGAAGAACCTTCCCCTGCTGGGAATATCCTCCATCGCCAATCTGCTGGCCTCGATCAAGCAGGCCAAGTATTTTGAATACAACGAAGATGACATTGTCTTCACGGTGTTCACGGATTCAGCTGAACTCTATCAATCCCGCCTCGAGGAGCAAAGAGCCTTGAAGGGTGATTATACGTACCTGCAGGCAGCCCTGGATTGGGAAGGCCCGATCAAGTTCCAGCACACGGACAATTTCCTGGAGCTTGGATACTGGGACAGAAAGCGCATCCACAACCTCAAATACTACACCTGGGTGGAACAACAAGGCAAGACCTACGAAGAGATCCTGCGGCAGTGGGAACCCGAGTATTGGATCGAGACCTTTGAAACCAATCTCGACGAGCTGGACGCCACCATAGAAGACTTCAATGCCCTTATCTGACCTAATCGCCGTCATTCCCGCCTCCGGAAAGGGAGGCCGTTTCGGTCAGCCCAAAGCGCTGGCCAGCTACGAAGGAAAAGCCTTTGCCGAGCATATCACATCCACTTTGCTGGAATCTGGTGTCGATAACGTCATAGTGGCCGTGGGTTATGACACTCCAGACATGCTGGCCACTCTGCGCCAAGCCATTGATGAACAGGGAAATACCGCCGCCAAGGGATATCTCGTCTGGCCGGTCGACCATCCCTTTGTCAGGAAAGACACAGTTCTGAACCTGATCCAAGCTTGGCGGGAACAGCCGGTCGCCGTGATCCGACCCTCGCACGGAGGCCAAAGCGGCCACCCCATCATCATCCCGGCCTGGCTGGACCTCAATGCGGATGATGGTGGACAAGGCCTTGCCGGCCTCATCCGCGCCCAGGCCTGCACGGTGATAGACGTGCCGGTGGAAGACCCTAACGTGCTGCGCAACATAAACTATCCCAAAGACTTGGAGAACTGATGGAACTCAAGGAACTGATCGCCAGCCGCCACAGCGTGCGCGATTTTCTGCCCGATCCCATACCGGAAGACATCTTACGCGATATATTGGAAGCCGGGCGCCTGGCTCCTTCTGCCCAGAACAAGCAACCCTGGCGCTATCTGGTCTTTCAGGATCCCAATGAAATCAAGAAACTGGCCAGGAATTGTGGCCTGATCGGTCTCTCGAACTTTTTCATCAGCAAAGCGCCCTGCCTCATCATCGCCTGCGCGGATGCCTCCAAAAACGTGCGCATCAACCAGCAGGATTACTATCTGGTGGATACCGCCATCTCTTTCCAGCAGATGATCCTGACCGCCTGGGACCACGGGATCGGCAGTTGCTGGCTGGCCGCCTTCAGCGAAAAAGTGCTGAGCAAATACCTCAAACTGCCAAAAAGCTGGCGCATCGTTGCCCTTTCCCCCTTCGGCTACCCCGCTGACAAAGGGGTCTATGCCAAACTTATGTCCTCCTTTGCCGGGAGCAACGACAGACTGCCTTTGGACAAGATCGTAACTTATTACCCGACAGAGGATAAATGAAACCATACTTCCTGGCCAAGCTGCGGCAACCTAGTAAAATTTACCCACCGACGCAAGGAGTAGAACAATGACCCTCTATCAACTGTTAAAGCAACTCGATTTCGAGCGCCTGTCCGGAACTGAAGGCGAAGCCCGGGGCCGGCAGGTCATCGTAGACCAGCTGCGCTCTCTGGGGCTCGATCCGCGAAGCGAACCCTTTGAGCTGCATGGATTTGACTCCGGAACGGCGGAGATGCGGGCTGGGGAGAAGAGCTGGTCAGCCACTCCCTACGGGCTTTGCGGCGACACAGACATCGAGGGGGAACTGGTCTTCCTGGAAAACGCGGACGCGCTGATCCACACTCCCGGCCGCCATGAGGGCAAGATCGTGCTCTTTTTCCACAGCGACCGGCGGCTTTACGAACTTTACGAGCACACCCGCGTGAAAGCTTTCATCGGCATTTCCGCCCCGCACAAGAACGCCTTTTCCTATTCCCACCGCCAGAAAAAGCGGGAGGAGGAAAGCCTGTTTCCCGCCGCCATGCTGCGTTATGATTTTG
Above is a window of Candidatus Syntrophosphaera sp. DNA encoding:
- a CDS encoding pyridoxal-phosphate dependent enzyme — its product is MPKLITGLKPDVIKKNAKRCRERGIILPTIRQLMFPETIPEAIKQRLKPIGLWDLDPLNLFRITWKNDIQTGLFGPPDYFEIPSSLTGVKARIIGLVGKYFPTGAHKVGAAYGCLVPRLVSGNFDPEFDKAVWPSTGNYCRGGAFDCALLACPAVAILPEEMSSERFEWLREIGAEVIATPGCESNVKEIYDKCDELRPDPHNVILNQFDEFGNPFWHYHVTGDAIKEIWDIAKNPKSRLSGFVSATGSAGTIAAGDFLKTLFPLLKTTASEALECPTLLNNGFGGHRIEGIGDKHVPWVHNVRNTDAIAAIRDEDCMRLLRLFNEPAGHEFLIREGIPEDVVKNLPLLGISSIANLLASIKQAKYFEYNEDDIVFTVFTDSAELYQSRLEEQRALKGDYTYLQAALDWEGPIKFQHTDNFLELGYWDRKRIHNLKYYTWVEQQGKTYEEILRQWEPEYWIETFETNLDELDATIEDFNALI
- a CDS encoding NTP transferase domain-containing protein, whose product is MPLSDLIAVIPASGKGGRFGQPKALASYEGKAFAEHITSTLLESGVDNVIVAVGYDTPDMLATLRQAIDEQGNTAAKGYLVWPVDHPFVRKDTVLNLIQAWREQPVAVIRPSHGGQSGHPIIIPAWLDLNADDGGQGLAGLIRAQACTVIDVPVEDPNVLRNINYPKDLEN
- a CDS encoding nitroreductase family protein — encoded protein: MELKELIASRHSVRDFLPDPIPEDILRDILEAGRLAPSAQNKQPWRYLVFQDPNEIKKLARNCGLIGLSNFFISKAPCLIIACADASKNVRINQQDYYLVDTAISFQQMILTAWDHGIGSCWLAAFSEKVLSKYLKLPKSWRIVALSPFGYPADKGVYAKLMSSFAGSNDRLPLDKIVTYYPTEDK